In the genome of Macadamia integrifolia cultivar HAES 741 unplaced genomic scaffold, SCU_Mint_v3 scaffold3135, whole genome shotgun sequence, one region contains:
- the LOC122067811 gene encoding probable calcium-binding protein CML41, which produces MATAVLSKQTLSKWFSNKSFVLSAHRLHHHSKQESNDELQQIFRRLNTNGNGKIEGFELRSYFAPMREFMSPKEAQGVINELDAAGGDNLTLDFDDFAKLMEREGGNDDLKRGFDMFALKGSGSITTEGLQRIFSCLGNKMSNEECKTIIQAFDLNGDCVIDFSEFQQLMA; this is translated from the coding sequence ATGGCAACTGCTGTTCTTTCCAAGCAAACATTATCCAAATGGTTCTCCAACAAGAGTTTCGTGCTAAGTGCCCATCGCCTTCATCATCATTCCAAACAGGAATCAAACGATGAACTCCAACAAATATTTCGTCGCTTGAACACTAACGGTAACGGAAAGATCGAAGGCTTTGAACTCAGATCATACTTTGCCCCTATGAGGGAGTTCATGTCACCTAAGGAGGCTCAAGGTGTGATCAATGAACTGGATGCAGCTGGTGGCGACAATTTGACGCTAGATTTTGACGATTTTGCGAAGTTGATGGAACGTGAAGGTGGGAATGATGATCTGAAAAGAGGGTTTGATATGTTCGCATTGAAGGGTTCTGGGTCCATTACAACAGAGGGCTTGCAGAGGATCTTCAGTTGCCTTGGCAACAAAATGTCCAATGAAGAGTGCAAGACCATCATACAGGCATTCGACCTCAACGGCGACTGTGTGATTGACTTCTCTGAGTTCCAGCAGTTGATGGCTTAG